The Lolium perenne isolate Kyuss_39 chromosome 6, Kyuss_2.0, whole genome shotgun sequence genome segment GTTCATTGCAACTGCGAATAGCACAAACCCTTGCAAGATCATGGTAGCTCAGCCCATTTGGGACAAACAAGCAACCGGAAATGAGACAAGCAGTTCATTGCAAAACACTTGCAGGATCATGGTAGGTGAGCACATTTGGGACAAACAAGCAACCGGAAATGTCGAACCCTAGCAAGATCATGATAGCTCAGCACAATCCGAACTAACCCCTGCTACAAGACCAAACCCTAGACAAGATCTGACAACTCCTAACCAAGATCTAAACATTACCGCGGTACCGGGATAAGGGATGCCTTACAATCATCGCCGGAGGTGAAGATGCGCTGCACCAGGAAGTACATGAAGCAGTCCAGATGTACTCGCCGCCGCTTCAACCGTCGCCGACCGAAGATGTGTGCGCCTCTTACCTGCTTGCCGACGAGAGGAGGAGCTCGAAAATTGGGGGGAGAGTGGAGGAGGGGTATAAATAGGCCATGGGGCGCGGTGGGAGGTGACCGAATCCTTCCCGCCCCCTTTTCGCTTTTCGCCGATGCGCGCCGCAGCTCCCGCCATCTCCATCCTCATCTCCGCGCGTGCGCCGAAAATTCGTTTTGCATCAGCCGCGTTGGAGATTTGCCTGCACCGCTGGAAAATGCCGAATCGGGCGTTCCTCCGGGGCCTAGCATGACTGTGCTTTGAGAAGCGGTTAGTGCAAGAACGCGAGTCGGCCCAGGCATCTAACAGGCCGAAAATTGCTAGCCCGATGCGAGGCAAGGGACATGcagcctaccaaacgcgccctaggTGATGCTGAGGAATGGAAATATATATGGAATGTCGTTGCCTCTAAGTTGGCCAAGAGATTTCAAGAACTCTCTAAGATGGTGACATGTCTTTGTGCAGGTTCTTTCTTcagctcttagagcatctccagtcgcgtcccccaaaccgtcccccaaagggatttggggcgtgccggacaaaaaaacgttcccaaccgcgtcccccaaagccgctTTTTGTCCGGCGTGTCCGGGCCCCCACCCCGCAGGGGATGCACCGGGGATGCGGACACAccaaaaagcgaggcggggagtggccgggccgacccgtcagcggcacattgaatttttacctaactgtcgcctacctcgcgacggaagttattggcgcgcagcaacggttcagttcccgcagaggcgcagcgaagcatctcgtcgcgcctagctccgCGTGCCGGTGTtactgagcgccaccgctcccccgcctccctccagcctataaaaagggccgcctctcatcgtccctctcacacacaaactctAGCGCCTCTCTTCCCAACCCTAGCctccaccatctcaagagtcgacgccatgaCTGGTAGAGGAGGAGGCCGAGCTCGCGGTCGTGGTCGTAATCGTGGCCGCGGCCGCGGCAGAGCTACACGCTCGCCGTTGCCTGCGACgccgtcatcgtcatcatcgtcaGACATGCAGGACGAGGAGGGGGCCGTGCTGTTCGCGTTCAttgtcgtcctcaagggcgacccgcacgGCATCCAGAGgttgccggactccttcgccgactacgtcACCGGCGACGAGCGCCCGCgctcgctgcatctgcgggaggatggctacggctgctgccggtggatcgtcgcgtgatctacgacgcgcgcggcaagatgtacctccacatcggctgggagaagttcgcgcgctaccaccacttcgaagccggcttcgtcctcctgttctcctactttggcgatagggacatgagcgtcaaggtgttcgacgagacgcgttgCCGCCGAAACTACCATGGCGACAAcaccgacgaggacgacgactgaagagtgttgtttcttcgcagtgaATATATGCACGAaggtttctggttgttcttccGCAGAAAAACCAATAGGGGCACCCTCactagctggattttccagtttgggtaacTGGTTGTGccccgagtgttctttcttggcagcgaacacacgaaaccttcgatgctcggcctagttaggtttagttcttttgcaatattttatatttgtgtcaaccatggttcaaactatgtattagtttgtggaaaactatgttccaaattatgtcttcgtgtaaaccatgtacccaattatgtattagtttgtggaatatttcttctctttattgaaataaaaatgcaaaaaaacaaaaaagagtaTTTTAATGTTTGTGCGGcgtttgagggacgcgactggagagcgACGTCcctcaaacgcggcacgaacgaaacacgtccccaaacgctcaatctggCACGTTTGAAGGACGacgactgaagatgctcttagctGCAGACAACCTTTTTTCTTATCAAGTGCCTGTTTTTTGATGTCTTGCATTGCCGATGTCCCCTAAGTTGGGTTTCATTGTTGAAATGGAACCCTTTTCCTCCACAAACTAGCTAGTACAAAACAAACCTCTGTTATCAAAAGGAGCAAACTACTTGGATTACTGGATTAGATTTCTCATAGCCACATAGCAAGAGTAAGGCCTTTTATGCACACATTTGGAGTTTCGTACTATCAAAGCTTTGGTGTATgtttttcacaaataagatccattgATGTAAACTTAATTTCTTCTTGAAACTGATAATCCACCTGATTACAGACATTTGGTCCTTTAGCACATTAAGACCACTGTCTGTCTTCATCTCTTGCGAGGAAGACCTATCTTGCTCGTCACGTCTGCTGACACTTGCAGTGAAATTCTTCATGCCGAAACCACCCATTACATAAACAACAAGACTTTAAAGTTCCAACAATTATTGTGTACTAAATTTCATCAGCACTTATAGATCCAACTTATACAATCCAAAAAGAGATATGTCCATGCATAGTTCACCATAGAAACAGTGGCCACGGCGTTTCCCAGTGCACACGACACATACCCAATCACACGACACATACCCAATCATGGAATCAGTAGTATCTTGCCAATGTGGGAGCTCGTTTCCATCAGCTTGTGAGATTCAGCTGCTTCAGATAGAGGAAATGTCTTGTAAACCACCGGCTTCACCTTGCCCAACACAACGGCTGGCCATACATTTTTCTCCACCTCGCTGACAATCTGAGCTTTATTTGCGAGGTTTCTGTTACGCAGTCCAGCAGCTGCACAAAATCATTCCAATTTAAACAAGTGGTAAATCAGTGTTGACATTTAGGAATAGTACAGTCACATATCACAATGGCGCAATATACAAACACCGGCCTAAGATTGCAAAGTTAAGAGAGGCATGATTGCTACAGATAGAACCATCGAACCTTGTACGGTCAATCTTCGGGCAAGCATAACCGCCAGGTTCACTTCAGTTACAACGCCTCCCATGAAACCGATAATGAAGAGTCTACCATCAACAGCTAAGCTGTTCAGATTGCGCTGGAGATAAGATCCGCCGATATTGTCCAGAATGACATCAACACCTGGTAGAAGCATTTTCATATTATAGTCATAATGTATATAAACTTGACAGGCGTGACTTGGTAAAACACTAGATGCTGGCAACAACAACAGAACACATAACGTGTCGTCAGACATTCCAAAAGGGTGGGATCATACCCTTTCCATCTGTTTCTTCTTTTATGCGTGCTACAAAGTCTTCAGTTTTGTAGTTTATACACACATCCGCGCCTAAATCTTTGCAGGCAGCGAGTTTTTCTTCGCTTCCTAGAATAGCATAACAGAGTTACTAGCGCAATTTCAGAAACAAGTTACTACTATATCTTATTTCTCTAATATGTGTGTAACTAACAAACCTGCAGTAACAAACACCTTAATGCCAAGGTGCTTTGCAATCTGTATGGCAAATGTACCAATTCCACTTGATCCACCATGGATCTGCATACATTAGAGATACCCAATTATCAGGAATAGATACAGCCAGGGGTCAAGGACATTTCACATCCATTTGCATATCATTAACTGCTAAAATACTTCACACCCTATTCGAGTAAGTACCATTTACTCTTCTATTTTCAAGTTACTCGAGGCATGCCAAGTTGTTCAGTAGCAAAAAAACGTACATTTGATCCGAAGCAATTCTCAGTGTAAGAGATTTGCAGGCAGTCCCATTCCGGGCGACTTGCTGTGCCATTTGTAATAATACCTCAGAGAACAAATTAGCAAGGGAGATTTCTTACAAGGAACGATTCACCGGGGGAGAGGTGGCTGGTCATGAACACGGTGGACCAGACGGTGCAGGCCACCTCGGGCAAGCCTGCGGCGTCCGTCAGCGACACCCCCTCCGGCACCGGGAGCAGCTGCCCCGCCGGCACCACCACCTTCTCCGCATACCCGCCGCCAGTAAGCAGCGCGCACACCTGCGCGCATACGCACAAAATTAAGGGCCAGTCAGGGCAGCAGCGGTAATCACCATGGGGACACGGAGGGCAGGGGCCGCACCTGGTGGCCGACGGCCCAGCGTGAGGGGACGTTGGGCCCGAGCGCGAGGATGGTGCCGGAGCACTCGAGCCCCGGGTAGAGGGAGGCGCCGGGCGGCGGCGGGTACTTGCCCTGGCGCTGGACCGTGTCGGCGCGGTTGACGCCGGCGGCGGCCACCTTGACGAGCACCTCGCCGTCCCCCGGCGCCGGGAGGTCCTCCACCTCGCGCACCTCTAGCGCCTCGGGCCCGCCGGGGCTCGAGATCACCACCGCCTTCATCGCCGTCGATCTCCTCGTCCGCTTGCTGAGTTCAGCTGCCGGCTTGCTCACGTCTCCAAGTTCAGAGCCACTGTGTCACGGACCGGATATATGAGAAATATCAGAAATCATATTGTGATGTTCCAGAAAATTGAATAAATCATGCAAGTACTCCCTCTGTTGTTGTATACAATGCCATTTTGTTTTTTAGACAAACTTTGATTAATAATTGGGTCAATCAAATATGAGTTGCGTGTCATTCAAAACTATATCATCTGATGCACATTTCAATAAACTTTCCAATGGTATATTTTtgaatctattatatactaaaagcaaaataagaggTTTTAACGGAGACATCAGGTTAATCCACATAGACTTAAAATATATACTTCGTTAATCTTAATTTTAATGGCTAAGATTTAAAGCCAAAAAGTGTTACGTAAAATGTTGTCATGTTTCAAGATGATATAATGGTACGCATCCTTATTTTAAGACTCGGATCCTACAATTGTTTAAGCGTGCGAAGCTATTCTTTCTAGGGAATACGTGTTCAAGAGAGACTCTAGGTAGATGACGTAGAAGAATTGAAATAAAGCACGTCCAATAAAAAAATGCCGCATTTACTGTTGTTGCCTTAATCCAACATGGGAGATAAATCTACCAAACATACATGTGAACGTGAGCAAAAAAAAAGGGCTAGCTAAAACGTGATTTCCTTCCATGTATTTTGCATAAGTAAGAGTCCTCAAGATATACAAAAGGTAATGGAAGTGGAAGGATTATACATGCTTGATTATTGTATTCATTTTTTACTACGCTCAGATTTTGTTCATTCATTAAAATATTTACTCCTTTCAGTTTAAAATAATTTCCCCAAAACATATGTATCTACACAATAAACAAATCAAGATATATTTATTTAACACTTATTTTCAAGCTGAGGAAGTATAATAATCCATATTTTGGTAGATGAAATAAAACTGAAATATAGGCCAACAAAAAACTACAACCTAGCATATCTATGTGAAAGAGTATACTGATCTACGCATGAATGTGAATAGTTGAATATACAAAAGCCTCACAAAACAACTATACATTCCTAATTCCAGTACCAACTATAAAAAAGGGTATGAATATTTCGAGAACTCAGTTTAGTGATAAGTTCCGCCAAAATTTTACCTATATGAGACATATTTTTTTCACAAAGACCGTGATTATATATCATGTTTAGTTTAACCAGCTGATCCAAAGCCTCCGAAAAAATAGAAATGTCGTAAAATCTTAATTTTTGAATTGTATTCGTATATTAGTTGTGCATTGACATATTAAATATGGGAAAATTTTCTGCATGTCACCATTATTTTTCGGCGTTTGCCAAAACGCACCTCCCAATTATGTTTTTGCCGGGTACCATTATAATTTTGTAGAATATTTTCCATAGCACACCGCATGGTGAAAATGGGAAAGTTTGGCACATTGTTTCTAATAGCATGATCGTCCTATACAAAAGTGCCAAACTTTCTGTTTTTGGTCATGCGGTGTGTTCTATAAATATGACACATAATTGTAATGATACTCTTTGTTAATATATATAAAAATCCCAGTGGGGATTTTGCCTACTATTTATCCTCAATTTTTTTTGCAATGATACGTGACAAAAACACAATCGCGTAGGGTGTTTTGGAAAACGAAAGAAAATAACGATGTCATGTAGTAAGTATTCCCATTTAATAATGGTCAAAATGGTCATCGTGGAGAACATGCCAATGTCTATATCTCACTTAGTAATTGGTTACGTAAAGGAGAGGAATAAAGGATGGCAATGTCACAAAAATTATGTAGTCAATGCTTAAGGCCTACCTATTAGAATTACAATTGTTTTCAATATTATTTCATATCACATATCCAATATCCATTTATTCATAGTATATTTGTGTTGACCGTTTCAACACAATGAAGACGATGCCCtcccatttgcgagggccactataCTAGTTATTTTGAATAACATATGACTTATATTCGGTTGAAAAAATCATTAGTTAAAGTTTGACACAACAAACGATGTGGTCTTGTATTCATGAAACAGAGGACATACATGTTATCTTGATACTAACTTGTACCACTCCGTCCCCCAAAAAAACCTGCTCAAGTTTATCTAGACAGAAATGGTTGAACATCTGTTTTGGGTAGGGAGCGAGTACAAAATTTCAATAAAAATACAATTATATGTGGCAGGCACAACAAGGAGAAAATGAAAATTTGTTCATTTTGCAAGGTAAAAATCTGGTTACTCTTATATGTACTTATGTTTGTCAGTTTTCAAAATATATTTGTTGTTTTTCTCACATGTCTCCAATAATCATGGAGGTGTCATGCAACTTCCACCATGTCCTATGTCCTGCTCTATGTGTTGCATAAACCACCACTTATTCAGATGCTTTGCATTTTCACC includes the following:
- the LOC127305487 gene encoding uncharacterized protein; the encoded protein is MKAVVISSPGGPEALEVREVEDLPAPGDGEVLVKVAAAGVNRADTVQRQGKYPPPPGASLYPGLECSGTILALGPNVPSRWAVGHQVCALLTGGGYAEKVVVPAGQLLPVPEGVSLTDAAGLPEVACTVWSTVFMTSHLSPGESFLIHGGSSGIGTFAIQIAKHLGIKVFVTAGSEEKLAACKDLGADVCINYKTEDFVARIKEETDGKGVDVILDNIGGSYLQRNLNSLAVDGRLFIIGFMGGVVTEVNLAVMLARRLTVQAAGLRNRNLANKAQIVSEVEKNVWPAVVLGKVKPVVYKTFPLSEAAESHKLMETSSHIGKILLIP